Proteins encoded in a region of the Quercus lobata isolate SW786 chromosome 8, ValleyOak3.0 Primary Assembly, whole genome shotgun sequence genome:
- the LOC115958124 gene encoding glycerol-3-phosphate dehydrogenase SDP6, mitochondrial-like, with protein sequence MAARARLSRRIGAAAIAAAAGGGILLFGPTFSASDRGEAGAHISAIRQRITDPNVVVPSRATQASALIGANSANPLDMLVIGGGATGSGVALDAVTRGLRVGLVEREDFASGTSSRSTKLIHGGVRYLEKAVFNLDYGQLKLVFHALEERKQLIENAPHLCNALPCMTPCFEWFDVVYYWAGLKMYDLVAGRHLLHLSRYYSAEESSELFPTLARKGKDRNLKGTVVYFDGQMNDSRLNVGVACTAAVAGAAVLNHAEVVAFLRDEDGKRIIGAQIRDNLSGKEFDTYAKVIVNAAGPFCDSVRKMVDKEARSMICPSSGVHVVLPDYYSPEGMGLIVPKTKDGRVVFMLPWLGRTVAGTTDSNTDITLLPEPHEDEIQFILDAISDYLTVKVRRTDVLSAWSGIRPLATDPSAKNTESISRDHVVCEDYPGLVTITGGKWTTYRSMAEDAVNAAIKSGKLSPSSKCITQYFRIIGGDGWDPSSFTVLAQQYVRMKKTFSGKVVPGVMDTAVAKHLSHAYGTMAERVAAIAQNEHMGKRLAHGYPYLEAEVAYCARHEYCESAVDFIARRSRLAFLDTDAAGRALPRIIEILAAEHNWDKSRKKEELEKGKGFLETFKSSKNAQFHDGKHE encoded by the exons ATGGCAGCAAGAGCTCGCCTGAGCAGGCGAATAGGCGCCGCTGCAATCGCCGCCGCAGCCGGAGGCGGAATCCTGCTCTTCGGGCCGACGTTCTCTGCCAGCGACCGCGGTGAAGCTGGGGCACACATATCAGCAATTCGGCAGAGGATCACCGACCCCAACGTCGTCGTTCCGTCCAGGGCGACTCAGGCCTCTGCGCTGATCGGCGCCAACTCGGCCAACCCGCTCGACATGCTCGTTATCGGCGGCGGCGCCACCGGCTCCGGTGTGGCACTCGACGCTGTCACGCGTGGTCTCCGAGTCGGGCTCGTCGAGCGCGAGGATTTCGCTTCCGGCACGTCCTCAAGGTCCACCAAGCTCATTCACGGAG GGGTACGTTATTTGGAGAAAGCTGTGTTTAATCTTGACTATGGACAACTGAAGTTGGTATTCCACGCACTTGAGGAGCGTAAACAGCTTATTGAAAATGCGCCACACCTATGCAATGCTTTACCATGCATGACACCATGTTTTGAATGGTTTGATGTAGTATATTACTGGGCGGGCTTGAAAATGTACGATTTGGTAGCTGGACGACACCTGTTGCATTTGTCCAGATACTATTCTGCAGAAGAGTCTAGTGAGCTCTTCCCCACACTTGCAAGGAAGGGTAAAGATAGAAACCTGAAGGGCACAGTGGTTTATTTTGATGGCCAGATGAATGACTCGAGACTTAATGTTGGAGTAGCATGCACTGCTGCAGTAGCTGGTGCAGCAGTGCTTAACCATGCAGAAGTTGTAGCATTTCTGAGGGATGAAGATGGCAAGCGGATAATTGGTGCACAAATCCGAGATAATTTATCAG GCAAAGAGTTTGATACCTATGCAAAAGTAATTGTCAATGCTGCTGGGCCATTTTGCGACTCTGTGAGGAAAATGGTTGATAAAGAAGCACGGTCTATGATCTGTCCTAGCAGTGGTGTACATGTCGTTCTACCTGATTATTATTCACCTGAGGGAATGGGTTTAATTGTTCCTAAAACCAAGGATGGACGTGTTGTCTTCATGCTGCCATGGTTGGGACGAACAGTAGCTGGAACTACAGATTCCAACACTGACATTACGTTGCTTCCAGAACCACATGAGGATGAGATTCAATTTATACTGGACGCCATCAGTGATTACCTTACTGTTAAG GTAAGGCGAACGGATGTTCTCTCTGCATGGAGTGGTATACGCCCATTGGCAACGGATCCATCTGCAAAAAACACTGAGAGTATCTCCAGAGATCATGTTGTATGTGAAGATTATCCTGGTTTGGTCACAATTACGGGTGGGAAGTGGACTACTTACCGTAG CATGGCAGAAGATGCGGTTAATGCAGCTATAAAGTCAGGAAAGCTGAGCCCCTCCAGTAAATGTATAACTCAATATTTTCGCATTATTGGTGGAGATGGATGGGATCCTTCATCATTTACAGTTCTTGCTCAACAATATGTACGCATGAAGAAGACTTTCAGTGGTAAAGTTGTTCCTGGTGTAATGGACACTGCAGTAGCAAAGCATCTTTCTCACGCATATGGAACAATGGCTGAACGAGTGGCTGCCATTGCTCAG AATGAACATATGGGGAAGAGACTTGCCCATGGATATCCTTACCTAGAGGCAGAGGTTGCATACTGTGCTCGGCATGAATACTGTGAATCTGCTGTTGATTTCATTGCCAGGAGATCTAGGCTTGCTTTCCTTGACACTGATGCAGCAGGCCGGGCATTGCCACGCATAATTGAGATATTGGCAGCGGAACATAATTGGGACAAAtcaaggaagaaagaagagcttGAGAAGGGTAAAGGATTTTTGGAGACTTTCAAGTCATCAAAGAATGCACAATTCCATGATGGAAAACACGAATAG